Proteins encoded within one genomic window of Conchiformibius steedae:
- the ttcA gene encoding tRNA 2-thiocytidine(32) synthetase TtcA, which produces MSEKSKTELENNKLHKRLRHAVGDAINDFNMIENGDKIMVCLSGGKDSYALLDILRHLQASAPVDFELLAVNLDQKQPGFPAHVLPDYLDSIGVPYHIVEEDTYSVVKRVIAEGKTTCSLCSRLRRGVLYRVAKEHGCSKIALGHHRDDILETLFLNMFYGGKLKAMPPKLVSDNGEHIVIRPLAYCKEKDLARYAQVKQFPIIPCNLCGSQPNLQRQVIKEMLNDWDRRFPGRIESMFSALQNVVPSHLADTELFDFSGLQRGQALRHGGDTAFDRETVPAAFHGSGAADAPPRKVINILGNKPK; this is translated from the coding sequence ATGTCTGAAAAAAGCAAAACCGAACTGGAAAACAATAAATTGCACAAACGCCTGCGCCACGCCGTGGGCGATGCGATTAATGATTTCAATATGATTGAAAACGGCGACAAAATCATGGTGTGCCTGTCGGGTGGGAAAGACAGTTACGCGCTATTGGATATTTTGCGCCATCTGCAAGCGTCTGCGCCCGTGGATTTTGAGCTGTTGGCAGTCAATTTGGACCAAAAACAGCCCGGATTTCCCGCACACGTTTTGCCCGATTATCTGGACAGCATCGGCGTGCCGTATCATATTGTGGAAGAAGACACTTATTCGGTGGTGAAACGGGTAATTGCTGAAGGCAAAACCACATGTTCGCTGTGTAGCCGTTTGCGGCGCGGCGTGCTGTATCGCGTGGCAAAAGAACACGGTTGCAGCAAAATCGCGCTGGGACATCACCGTGATGATATTTTGGAAACCTTGTTTTTAAATATGTTTTACGGGGGCAAGCTGAAGGCGATGCCGCCCAAGCTGGTGTCGGACAACGGCGAACACATTGTTATCCGTCCCTTAGCCTATTGTAAAGAAAAGGATTTGGCGCGTTATGCCCAAGTGAAGCAGTTTCCGATTATTCCGTGTAATTTGTGCGGTTCGCAGCCCAATTTGCAAAGGCAGGTGATTAAGGAAATGCTGAACGATTGGGACAGGCGTTTTCCAGGGCGGATTGAGAGTATGTTTTCGGCGCTGCAAAATGTGGTGCCTTCGCATTTGGCGGATACGGAACTGTTTGATTTTTCGGGATTGCAGCGCGGACAGGCGTTGCGGCACGGCGGCGATACGGCGTTTGACCGCGAAACTGTGCCTGCTGCGTTTCACGGCAGCGGCGCAGCCGATGCGCCACCGCGCAAGGTAATCAATATTTTGGGCAATAAACCCAAATAA
- a CDS encoding MAPEG family protein, whose translation MTFAYFCVFFAIFLPLFCAVYAKKASGFTVADNRNPREFLAKAEGAAARANAAQQNSYEIFPAFAAAVIIAHATGEAAQGVMNFWAFVFVCSRVAFIYFYIKDQALLRSVSFAVGLLSIIALFLAAF comes from the coding sequence ATGACTTTTGCCTATTTTTGTGTATTTTTCGCCATTTTTTTGCCCTTGTTTTGCGCGGTTTACGCCAAAAAAGCTTCGGGTTTTACCGTGGCAGACAATCGCAATCCGCGTGAATTCCTTGCCAAAGCCGAAGGCGCGGCTGCCCGTGCCAACGCCGCCCAACAAAACAGCTATGAAATTTTCCCCGCCTTTGCCGCAGCAGTAATTATTGCCCACGCCACGGGCGAAGCCGCGCAGGGCGTGATGAATTTTTGGGCATTCGTCTTTGTGTGCAGCCGTGTTGCCTTTATTTATTTTTATATTAAAGACCAAGCCCTGCTGCGTAGTGTGAGCTTTGCTGTGGGCTTGTTGAGCATTATTGCTCTGTTTTTGGCTGCGTTTTAA
- a CDS encoding DUF4349 domain-containing protein, translating into MEKIRNLLFCGGLSLLLAACGGQPVEDRLDHTALPAAASDPNEYNYLTSATFPFDGQQQLNASDASIPHVPMQDKITKADLTFETEDVRTVAVEIAKLTYQYRGIVADNRIFYLNDPAQHYKHSEGKTLELTRYSYKADMVVQIPREQTQNFLIAIQKYMTVLKSEVKTTQDLLTDMRLKALFNAYQKQQADATAQHEPLVEEASLPQLPSPQNGLAIQQQISLAEAASAVAASLPAAVTENTVLTAQAAAPAPSKWKYQNEFDTLQRRYWQDKIRFATIYLHFSQPIRVDSRVLPNTNLDTLVGQYRPGFGHQLAPMFREGWSGFLSVVLFFIGVWPLALGLPLVWLGWKRWRQSAGAAAAEEEAMLDEPFRLPDTHREPDETHPHREAHHRRPRRRSYFDDDDDDF; encoded by the coding sequence ATGGAAAAAATCCGAAATTTATTATTTTGCGGCGGTTTGTCGCTGTTGCTGGCAGCGTGCGGCGGTCAGCCTGTGGAAGACCGTCTTGACCACACTGCACTGCCCGCCGCCGCCAGCGACCCCAATGAATACAACTACCTGACTTCGGCAACTTTTCCGTTTGACGGGCAGCAGCAGCTGAATGCGTCTGATGCAAGCATCCCGCATGTTCCCATGCAGGACAAAATCACCAAAGCCGATTTAACGTTTGAAACAGAAGATGTACGTACCGTTGCAGTAGAAATCGCCAAGCTGACCTACCAATACCGCGGTATTGTGGCGGACAACCGCATTTTTTACCTCAACGACCCCGCCCAACACTACAAACACAGCGAAGGCAAAACGCTGGAACTGACCCGTTACAGCTACAAAGCCGATATGGTGGTGCAGATTCCGCGTGAACAAACCCAAAACTTTTTGATTGCCATTCAAAAATACATGACGGTTTTGAAAAGCGAAGTCAAAACCACTCAAGATTTGCTGACCGATATGCGCCTCAAAGCCCTGTTTAATGCCTATCAAAAACAGCAGGCAGACGCCACGGCACAGCACGAACCGCTGGTAGAGGAAGCCTCACTGCCCCAGCTGCCGTCCCCACAAAACGGCTTGGCAATACAACAGCAGATTTCATTGGCAGAAGCCGCGTCTGCAGTTGCCGCTTCGCTGCCTGCCGCCGTTACCGAAAACACCGTGCTGACGGCTCAAGCCGCCGCACCTGCCCCGTCCAAATGGAAATACCAAAACGAATTTGACACCCTGCAACGCCGTTATTGGCAAGACAAAATCCGCTTTGCCACCATTTACCTGCACTTTTCCCAGCCCATTAGGGTAGACAGCAGGGTATTGCCCAACACCAATCTTGACACGCTGGTTGGGCAGTACCGCCCTGGTTTCGGACATCAGCTTGCGCCCATGTTTCGTGAAGGCTGGAGCGGCTTTTTAAGCGTGGTTTTATTTTTTATCGGCGTGTGGCCCTTGGCATTGGGTCTGCCTTTGGTGTGGCTGGGCTGGAAACGCTGGCGACAATCGGCAGGTGCTGCCGCAGCCGAAGAAGAAGCCATGTTGGACGAACCCTTCCGCCTGCCCGATACCCACCGCGAACCCGATGAAACACACCCACACCGCGAAGCCCACCACCGCAGACCGCGGCGGCGTTCGTATTTTGATGACGATGACGACGATTTTTAA
- the cyaY gene encoding iron donor protein CyaY yields MTETEFLQHSDALFAHIEDAIDEGGWDLDCQHSGNVLTIEADDGTQIIVNRHTPNQELWIAAKSGGYHFSRQNNSWLATRDGSEFFAVLSRVLGEACGETVRITAP; encoded by the coding sequence ATGACCGAAACCGAATTTTTACAACATTCCGATGCCCTGTTTGCCCATATTGAAGATGCCATTGACGAAGGCGGCTGGGATTTGGATTGCCAACACAGCGGCAATGTACTGACCATTGAAGCCGATGATGGCACACAAATTATTGTTAACCGCCACACCCCCAATCAAGAATTATGGATTGCCGCCAAAAGCGGCGGTTATCATTTTTCCCGCCAAAATAATAGCTGGTTGGCAACACGCGACGGCAGCGAATTTTTCGCCGTACTCAGCCGCGTATTGGGCGAAGCCTGCGGCGAAACGGTTCGCATTACTGCCCCGTAA
- the dusB gene encoding tRNA dihydrouridine synthase DusB — protein MNTQPSAPISVKDAIKQARVLLAPMAGITDKPMRILAKKFGADWAASEMITDNPSLRHTRKTLSRSDHTGESGVIAVQIAGSDPQQMAQAAQYNVANGAQVIDINMGCPAKKVCNVLAGSALLQNEKLVEQILTAVVGAVNVPVTLKTRLGWDDQHQNLPTIARIAEQAGIAALAVHGRTRTQMYLGEASYDLIAKVKQQIDLPVWVNGDIDSPQKAAAVLAQTGADGVMIGRAAQGNPWLFAQIKYFFANKQLPPPLPFQQACETVLAHLRAIHDFYGETAGVRIARKHIGWYVARLPDGEIFRKAFNQLDSAAAQQDALAAFLAQQATHHEFWH, from the coding sequence ATGAACACACAGCCATCAGCGCCAATATCGGTTAAAGATGCCATCAAACAAGCACGGGTCTTGCTTGCCCCCATGGCAGGAATCACAGATAAACCAATGAGAATATTGGCAAAAAAATTCGGTGCAGATTGGGCAGCAAGCGAAATGATTACCGACAATCCCAGCCTGCGCCACACCCGCAAAACCCTCAGCCGCAGCGACCACACAGGAGAAAGCGGCGTCATTGCCGTACAAATTGCGGGCAGCGACCCACAACAAATGGCGCAAGCCGCTCAATACAATGTCGCCAACGGCGCACAAGTCATTGACATCAACATGGGTTGTCCCGCCAAAAAAGTGTGTAATGTATTGGCAGGCAGTGCCTTGTTGCAAAATGAAAAATTGGTAGAACAGATTTTAACCGCCGTAGTGGGCGCGGTAAACGTTCCTGTAACCCTGAAAACCCGTTTGGGCTGGGACGACCAACATCAAAACCTACCCACCATTGCCCGCATCGCCGAACAAGCAGGCATTGCCGCGCTGGCGGTACACGGGCGCACGCGCACGCAAATGTATCTCGGCGAAGCATCATACGATTTAATTGCAAAAGTAAAACAACAGATTGACCTACCCGTTTGGGTAAACGGCGATATTGATTCCCCGCAAAAAGCAGCGGCGGTGTTGGCACAAACGGGCGCAGACGGAGTGATGATAGGACGGGCAGCACAGGGCAATCCGTGGTTGTTCGCACAAATCAAATATTTTTTTGCCAACAAGCAATTACCCCCGCCGCTGCCCTTCCAGCAAGCCTGCGAAACCGTGTTGGCACATTTACGCGCCATCCACGATTTTTACGGCGAAACGGCAGGGGTACGCATTGCCCGTAAACACATAGGCTGGTATGTGGCGCGACTGCCCGATGGCGAAATTTTCCGCAAAGCATTCAATCAATTGGATTCAGCAGCAGCACAACAGGACGCATTGGCAGCATTTTTGGCGCAACAGGCAACACACCATGAATTTTGGCATTGA
- a CDS encoding RsmB/NOP family class I SAM-dependent RNA methyltransferase has product MLSPVQLNHCAAVLAQMLTFSQPADAVLSAYLRRHPKLGRNDRREIAETAFAALRHYQKINAVLPKPAEDSRRAALAALILGRACNISQLDSVLDEGEREFLSRLKARKSEFAAQLNTAAELPEWLILQLQAHLSEAEILAFGRSVCRGAPLDLRVNTLKGKRDKILVQLQNEFADAQAAPYAPHGIRLHDKPALNRHPLFLDGTLEVQDEGSQLLACLVGAKRGEILVDFCAGAGGKTLAIGAQTANTGRIYAFDVSEKRLAKLKPRMTRAGLTNISPERISSERDPRIARLRGKADRVLVDAPCSGLGTLRRNPDLKYRQSAATVNNLILEQHSILNAAAELVRVGGRLVYATCSVLPEENEAQAERFLAEHPDFVAVDCAALLKAQKIDLDTGMYLKLNTEQHGTDGFFAAVFERKTA; this is encoded by the coding sequence ATGTTAAGCCCTGTTCAATTAAACCATTGCGCCGCTGTATTGGCGCAGATGCTGACCTTTTCCCAGCCTGCCGATGCCGTTTTATCGGCGTATTTGCGCCGTCATCCTAAATTGGGGCGCAACGACCGCCGCGAAATCGCCGAAACTGCGTTTGCTGCTTTGCGCCATTATCAAAAAATCAACGCCGTGTTGCCCAAGCCTGCGGAAGATTCACGCCGTGCCGCGCTGGCTGCTTTGATATTGGGACGCGCTTGCAATATCAGCCAATTAGACAGCGTGTTAGACGAAGGCGAGCGCGAATTTTTAAGCCGTTTGAAAGCCCGCAAAAGCGAATTTGCCGCACAGTTAAACACCGCTGCCGAATTGCCCGAATGGTTGATTTTGCAATTGCAAGCCCATCTTTCTGAAGCAGAAATTTTGGCATTCGGGCGCAGCGTGTGCCGTGGTGCGCCTTTGGATTTGCGCGTGAATACTTTAAAAGGTAAGCGCGATAAGATATTGGTGCAATTGCAAAACGAGTTTGCCGATGCCCAAGCTGCGCCTTATGCGCCGCACGGTATCCGTTTGCACGACAAACCCGCACTCAACCGCCATCCGCTGTTTTTAGACGGCACGTTGGAAGTGCAGGACGAAGGCAGTCAGCTGTTGGCGTGTTTGGTGGGTGCAAAACGTGGCGAAATTCTGGTGGATTTTTGCGCAGGCGCCGGCGGAAAAACCCTTGCCATCGGTGCACAAACCGCCAATACAGGGCGAATTTATGCTTTTGATGTATCAGAAAAAAGATTGGCAAAACTGAAACCGCGCATGACCCGCGCAGGTTTGACCAATATCAGCCCCGAACGCATCAGTTCCGAGCGCGACCCGCGCATTGCCCGTTTACGCGGCAAAGCCGACCGCGTGTTGGTGGACGCGCCCTGTTCGGGCTTGGGAACGCTGCGGCGCAATCCCGATTTAAAATACCGTCAATCTGCTGCTACGGTAAATAATTTGATTTTAGAACAACACAGTATCCTAAATGCTGCTGCCGAGCTGGTGCGTGTGGGCGGGCGTTTGGTGTATGCCACTTGCAGCGTGTTGCCCGAAGAAAACGAAGCGCAGGCAGAACGCTTTTTGGCGGAACACCCTGATTTTGTTGCGGTGGACTGCGCTGCCCTGTTAAAAGCGCAAAAAATTGATTTGGATACGGGTATGTATTTGAAATTAAATACCGAACAACACGGCACAGACGGTTTTTTTGCCGCTGTGTTTGAACGCAAAACCGCCTGA
- the clpX gene encoding ATP-dependent Clp protease ATP-binding subunit ClpX, whose protein sequence is MLKKTRYCSFCGQAEHEIKHLVEGNEDHILICDECILDSAEIMGLKPAAPAAAEDTVTEVPDNSHLPTPSEIVAQLNDHVIGQETAKKALAVAVYNHYKRLRHPQEDGKVELSKSNILLIGPTGSGKTLLAQSLARKLNVPFAMADATTLTEAGYVGEDVESIVTKLLVNCDGDVDKAQRGIIYIDEIDKISRRSDSPSITRDVSGEGVQQALLKLIEGTVANVAPHGGRRSPDQKLVAVDTSNILFVCGGAFAGLEKVIRQRTEQGGIGFGAQVHSKDDNADITELFQQVEPEDLIKFGLIPELIGRLPVIATLEELDEETLVHILTEPKNALVKQYQALFGMEGAELEITPAALKSIAKLAMKRKTGARGLRSLVEKALLETMYALPDNKNVAKVVVDADVVEQGVQPKLLDKNCNTV, encoded by the coding sequence ATGTTGAAAAAAACCCGTTATTGCTCGTTTTGCGGTCAGGCAGAACACGAAATCAAACATTTGGTTGAAGGTAATGAAGACCATATTTTAATTTGTGACGAATGTATTTTAGACAGCGCGGAAATAATGGGTCTCAAACCCGCTGCGCCAGCCGCCGCCGAAGACACAGTTACCGAAGTACCCGACAACAGCCACCTGCCCACCCCGTCTGAAATCGTTGCCCAGCTCAACGACCACGTTATCGGTCAGGAAACCGCCAAAAAAGCCCTTGCCGTAGCCGTGTACAACCACTATAAACGTCTGCGCCATCCGCAAGAAGACGGCAAAGTGGAATTGTCCAAATCCAATATTCTGCTGATTGGTCCGACAGGTTCGGGCAAAACCCTGTTGGCGCAATCGCTGGCGCGTAAATTAAACGTCCCCTTTGCCATGGCAGACGCCACCACGCTGACCGAAGCAGGCTATGTGGGCGAAGATGTGGAAAGCATTGTCACCAAATTGCTGGTGAATTGCGACGGCGATGTCGATAAAGCCCAACGCGGCATTATTTATATTGACGAAATTGACAAAATCTCACGCCGCAGCGACAGCCCGTCCATTACCCGCGACGTGTCGGGCGAAGGCGTACAACAAGCCTTGCTGAAACTGATTGAAGGCACAGTGGCAAACGTTGCACCGCATGGCGGACGGCGCAGCCCCGACCAAAAATTGGTTGCCGTGGATACCAGCAATATTTTGTTTGTGTGCGGCGGCGCATTTGCGGGATTGGAAAAAGTGATTCGCCAACGCACCGAACAAGGCGGCATCGGCTTTGGCGCACAGGTTCACAGCAAAGACGACAATGCTGACATTACTGAATTATTCCAACAGGTTGAACCCGAAGATTTGATTAAATTCGGTTTGATTCCCGAGCTTATCGGACGTTTGCCCGTTATCGCCACCTTGGAAGAACTGGACGAAGAAACGCTGGTGCATATCTTAACCGAGCCGAAAAATGCCCTCGTCAAACAATATCAAGCCCTGTTTGGCATGGAAGGCGCGGAATTGGAAATCACCCCCGCCGCCCTAAAAAGCATCGCCAAACTGGCAATGAAGCGCAAAACAGGCGCGCGCGGTTTGCGTTCGCTGGTAGAAAAAGCCCTGCTAGAAACCATGTACGCCCTGCCCGATAACAAAAACGTGGCAAAAGTGGTGGTAGATGCCGATGTGGTCGAACAAGGCGTTCAACCCAAATTATTGGATAAAAACTGCAATACCGTTTAA
- the accD gene encoding acetyl-CoA carboxylase, carboxyltransferase subunit beta, whose protein sequence is MSWLDKILPPKIKREDNGRSAIPEGLWSKCAACGTTLYTTELANNHHVCPKCNHHHAINARERLAMLFDENDSEEIAAHIKPIDILKFKDSKKYPDRLSAARKSTGEEDALVVAEGKICGVPAVVAVFEFRFIGGSMGSVVGERFVQGVRRAVEKNCAFICVAASGGARMQEGLNSLMQMAKTSAALHLLSERKLPFVSVLTDPTMGGVSASFAFLGDAVLAEPNALIGFAGPRVIEQTVRETLPEGFQRAEFLLKKGAIDQIVDRRELKNRLAQLLCLLQNLPQPQPSNACCKDDAPSEPPLTEADI, encoded by the coding sequence ATGAGCTGGTTGGACAAAATCCTGCCCCCAAAAATCAAACGCGAAGACAACGGCAGATCCGCCATTCCCGAAGGCTTGTGGAGCAAATGTGCCGCTTGCGGTACCACGCTGTACACCACCGAGCTGGCAAACAATCATCACGTTTGCCCCAAATGCAACCATCATCACGCCATCAATGCCCGTGAGCGTTTGGCGATGCTGTTTGACGAAAACGACAGTGAAGAAATTGCTGCTCATATCAAACCCATTGATATTTTGAAGTTTAAAGACAGCAAAAAATATCCCGACCGTTTGAGTGCTGCCCGCAAAAGCACGGGCGAAGAAGATGCGCTGGTGGTGGCGGAAGGCAAAATCTGCGGCGTGCCTGCGGTGGTGGCGGTGTTTGAATTCCGCTTTATCGGTGGTTCTATGGGTTCGGTGGTGGGCGAGCGTTTTGTGCAGGGCGTGCGCCGTGCGGTAGAAAAAAATTGTGCTTTTATCTGCGTGGCGGCTTCGGGCGGGGCACGGATGCAGGAAGGCTTAAACTCATTGATGCAAATGGCAAAAACCTCTGCTGCGCTGCATTTGTTGTCGGAACGCAAGCTGCCGTTTGTTTCGGTGCTGACCGACCCGACCATGGGTGGGGTGTCTGCCAGTTTTGCCTTTTTGGGCGATGCGGTGCTGGCTGAGCCCAATGCGTTGATTGGTTTTGCGGGTCCGCGTGTGATTGAACAAACCGTGCGCGAAACCTTGCCAGAGGGCTTTCAACGTGCCGAATTTCTGCTGAAAAAAGGCGCGATTGACCAAATTGTCGACCGCCGCGAGTTAAAAAACCGTTTGGCGCAACTGCTGTGCCTGCTGCAAAATCTGCCGCAGCCCCAGCCGTCAAATGCCTGCTGCAAGGACGATGCACCGTCCGAACCGCCGCTTACTGAAGCAGATATCTAA
- the secF gene encoding protein translocase subunit SecF, with protein sequence MELFQFKRDIPFMSYGKLTTFISLVTFILSVFFLVTRGLNYSVEFTGGTLMEVEYQQGAKLDDVRHSLESLGLGEIQVQALGTNKHIMIRLPNKTDVSSAQLSNRVMDVLKKDSSDVSLRQVEFIGPSVGEELVSNGLLALGMVIIGIIVYLAMRFEWRFAVSAIIANMHDVIIILGCFAFFQWEFSLTVLAGVLAVLGYSVNESVVVFDRIRENFRKGSMRNRSVPDIINNAITATMGRTVITHGSTEAMVISMLVFGGAALEGFALALTIGIVFGIYSSVLVASPLLLMFGLNRSNIVKQQQEKEEVVV encoded by the coding sequence ATGGAACTGTTTCAATTCAAACGGGACATCCCGTTTATGAGTTATGGCAAACTCACCACGTTTATTTCCTTGGTCACCTTTATTTTATCGGTGTTTTTTCTGGTAACACGTGGGCTGAACTATTCGGTTGAGTTTACTGGCGGTACGCTGATGGAAGTGGAATACCAGCAGGGTGCGAAGCTGGACGACGTGCGCCACAGCTTGGAAAGCCTCGGTTTGGGCGAAATTCAGGTACAGGCTTTGGGTACGAACAAACACATTATGATTCGTCTGCCCAATAAAACCGATGTGTCGTCCGCGCAGTTGTCCAACCGCGTAATGGATGTGCTGAAAAAAGACAGCTCGGATGTGTCGTTGCGGCAGGTGGAATTTATTGGTCCGTCTGTGGGTGAAGAGCTGGTCAGCAATGGTTTGCTGGCATTGGGCATGGTGATTATTGGCATTATTGTGTATTTGGCGATGCGCTTTGAATGGCGTTTTGCGGTATCGGCGATTATTGCCAATATGCACGACGTGATTATTATTTTGGGCTGTTTTGCCTTTTTCCAATGGGAATTTTCGCTGACGGTATTGGCGGGTGTGTTGGCGGTGCTGGGCTATTCGGTAAACGAATCGGTGGTGGTGTTTGACCGTATCCGTGAAAACTTCCGCAAAGGTTCCATGCGTAACCGTTCAGTGCCAGACATCATCAATAATGCGATTACCGCCACCATGGGGCGCACAGTGATTACCCACGGCTCTACCGAAGCAATGGTGATTTCCATGCTGGTGTTTGGCGGCGCGGCGTTGGAAGGCTTTGCGCTGGCATTGACCATCGGGATTGTGTTCGGTATTTATTCTTCGGTGCTGGTGGCCAGTCCTTTATTGCTGATGTTTGGATTAAACCGCAGCAATATTGTGAAGCAGCAGCAGGAAAAAGAAGAAGTGGTGGTGTAA
- the secD gene encoding protein translocase subunit SecD produces the protein MNRYPLWKYLLIAFTVALALVYTLPNFYGVTPAIQISTNRQSLQINEQTQNQVTQALEKAKIPHGGMFIAGGSLKVRVSDADKISARDAIDAALGEGYIVAQNQISNSPEWLSKINANPMFLGLDLRGGVHFTMQVDMKAALEKTLDRYAGDVRRELRKLKIRSGTIQKQSNSLTIPFQDESDLNKALPELTRLLEGVQLSAEGRNLKLVLPEELLAQMRKDAVKQNINTLHNRVNELGTSEPVIQQAGADRIVVQLPGMTDTAKAKDIIGRTATLEVRLVLDDPVQLQQALAGNVPDGYELLYSGGSEKYPMLVSKQVELTGDNINSAQAGFDQHESPAVNINLDSTGSAIFADLTTANKGKIMAMVLIDQGKSEIVTAPQINEPITGGRVQITGRFTPAETHDVSLLLRAGSLAAPMEIVEERTIGPSLGAENIKKGIDSTVWGFVAVAVFMVIYYRLFGVFSTVALSANLLFLFAILSALQATLTLPGIAAMALTLGMAIDSNVLINERIREELRNGQKPQVAIKEGYDHAWDTILDSNLTSLIAGIALLIFGSGPVRGFAIVHCLGIITSIYSSVVVSRALVNLWYGRRRKLKKLSIGVSYPPVLDRDFDTAEKES, from the coding sequence ATGAACCGTTATCCGCTTTGGAAATACCTGCTGATTGCGTTTACCGTGGCATTGGCTTTGGTTTATACCTTGCCCAATTTTTACGGTGTTACCCCCGCCATTCAGATTTCCACCAACCGCCAGTCCCTTCAAATCAACGAGCAGACCCAAAACCAAGTTACACAGGCACTGGAAAAAGCCAAAATTCCGCACGGCGGCATGTTTATTGCTGGCGGCAGCCTGAAAGTGCGCGTGTCTGATGCCGACAAAATCAGCGCCCGTGATGCCATTGATGCTGCTTTAGGCGAAGGCTACATCGTGGCGCAGAACCAAATTTCCAACAGCCCCGAGTGGTTGAGCAAAATCAATGCCAACCCCATGTTTTTAGGCTTGGATTTGCGCGGTGGTGTGCATTTTACCATGCAGGTGGACATGAAAGCCGCCTTGGAAAAAACGCTTGACCGCTATGCAGGCGACGTGCGCCGCGAATTACGCAAACTCAAAATCCGCAGCGGCACGATTCAAAAACAAAGCAACAGCCTCACCATTCCCTTTCAAGACGAAAGCGACCTGAACAAAGCCCTGCCCGAGCTGACCCGTCTGCTGGAAGGCGTGCAATTGTCGGCAGAAGGGCGCAACTTAAAGCTGGTGTTGCCCGAAGAGTTGCTGGCACAAATGCGTAAAGATGCCGTCAAGCAAAACATCAACACCCTGCACAACCGCGTAAACGAATTGGGTACGTCCGAGCCTGTGATTCAGCAGGCAGGCGCAGACCGCATTGTCGTGCAGCTTCCGGGCATGACCGATACCGCCAAAGCCAAAGACATTATCGGGCGTACCGCCACTTTGGAAGTGCGTTTGGTATTGGACGACCCCGTGCAGTTGCAGCAGGCACTGGCAGGCAATGTGCCTGACGGTTACGAACTGCTGTACAGCGGGGGCAGCGAAAAATACCCCATGTTGGTCAGCAAACAAGTAGAACTGACGGGCGACAACATCAATTCCGCCCAAGCGGGTTTTGACCAACACGAAAGCCCCGCCGTCAATATCAATTTGGACAGCACAGGTTCAGCGATTTTTGCCGACCTGACCACCGCCAATAAAGGCAAAATCATGGCGATGGTATTGATTGACCAAGGCAAATCCGAAATCGTTACCGCCCCGCAAATCAACGAGCCCATTACCGGCGGGCGTGTACAGATTACCGGACGCTTTACCCCCGCCGAAACCCACGACGTTTCCCTGCTGCTGCGTGCTGGTTCGCTGGCTGCGCCGATGGAAATTGTGGAAGAGCGCACCATCGGTCCGTCTTTGGGCGCGGAAAACATCAAAAAAGGTATTGATTCCACCGTGTGGGGTTTTGTTGCCGTAGCGGTGTTTATGGTGATTTACTACCGCTTGTTCGGTGTGTTTTCCACTGTGGCATTAAGCGCCAACCTGCTGTTCTTATTTGCTATTTTGTCAGCATTGCAAGCCACGCTTACCCTGCCGGGTATTGCCGCGATGGCATTGACTTTGGGTATGGCGATTGACTCGAACGTATTGATTAACGAGCGTATCCGCGAAGAACTGCGTAACGGTCAAAAACCGCAAGTGGCGATTAAAGAAGGTTACGACCACGCTTGGGACACCATTTTGGACTCTAACCTGACTTCGCTGATTGCGGGTATTGCCCTGCTGATTTTCGGTTCAGGACCTGTGCGCGGTTTTGCCATTGTGCATTGCTTGGGTATTATCACGTCCATTTATTCTTCGGTTGTGGTATCGCGTGCCTTGGTGAATCTGTGGTACGGTCGCCGCCGCAAACTGAAAAAACTGTCTATCGGCGTGTCTTATCCGCCTGTGCTGGACCGCGACTTTGACACCGCAGAAAAGGAATCATAA